A section of the Enterococcus montenegrensis genome encodes:
- the nagB gene encoding glucosamine-6-phosphate deaminase — protein MEIIRVKDAAAGGKKAFEIIQQAMKDGIHTLGLATGSTPITLYQEMMASDLDFSEMTSVNLDEYVGLGGEDKQSYRYFMNENLFNQKPFKETFVPNGKAEDLDAECKRYDDVIATHPIDIQILGIGRNGHIGFNEPGTPLDSKTSVVDLTESTIEANKRFFDKIEDVPTKAVSMGIGSILQGKKMVLMAYGEDKADAIAGMVNGPVTTDLPASALQNHADVVVIVDDAAASKL, from the coding sequence ATGGAAATTATCCGCGTAAAAGATGCCGCTGCTGGCGGAAAAAAAGCCTTTGAAATTATTCAACAAGCCATGAAAGATGGTATCCATACATTAGGTTTAGCAACTGGAAGTACACCGATTACTTTGTATCAAGAAATGATGGCAAGTGATTTAGATTTTTCAGAGATGACTTCTGTTAATTTAGATGAGTATGTCGGTTTAGGCGGAGAAGATAAACAAAGTTACCGCTACTTCATGAATGAAAATTTATTTAATCAAAAACCATTCAAAGAAACGTTTGTTCCAAATGGTAAAGCAGAAGACTTGGACGCTGAATGCAAACGTTATGATGACGTAATTGCAACGCATCCAATTGATATCCAAATTTTAGGTATTGGTCGCAACGGTCATATCGGTTTTAACGAACCAGGGACACCACTAGATAGTAAAACATCAGTGGTTGATTTAACGGAGTCAACAATTGAAGCGAATAAACGTTTCTTCGATAAAATTGAAGATGTACCAACAAAAGCTGTTTCAATGGGAATTGGTTCTATTTTACAAGGTAAAAAAATGGTCTTAATGGCCTATGGTGAAGACAAAGCAGATGCGATTGCCGGCATGGTAAATGGTCCGGTTACAACAGATCTTCCTGCTTCTGCGCTACAAAATCACGCAGATGTGGTCGTAATCGTCGATGATGCAGCTGCCAGCAAATTATAA
- a CDS encoding DUF92 domain-containing protein: protein MITVYLACGGLIFTALLGFVLFIAHYLTFSGYLAFIFLGTFLAALTPPFVWLLLGLFFGSAIFIHAIKKVASNQFDTIGKKGAQRDAEQLLANSLPVLVAGLLAQFFPATFNWSEIMTALIAVSSADTWASEIGMLAKGDPYNILTLKKVATGLSGGVSLLGTFAAIGGSFLIAATYAGGIFLFTPISYQPATFWQPFLLGVLGMFVDSLLGSALQSKYRCVVCHQITEQEYHHNKPGQLVHGLKFIDNDIVNLLTGFTVLVITMFI from the coding sequence ATGATTACAGTGTATTTAGCCTGTGGTGGCTTAATTTTCACAGCGCTCCTTGGTTTTGTACTTTTTATCGCCCATTATCTAACTTTCTCAGGTTATCTTGCTTTTATTTTTTTAGGTACTTTTTTAGCTGCGCTAACGCCTCCATTTGTTTGGCTTTTATTAGGGCTATTCTTTGGCAGTGCGATTTTCATCCATGCGATTAAAAAAGTTGCTAGTAACCAATTCGATACAATTGGCAAAAAAGGAGCCCAGCGAGATGCTGAACAGCTTTTGGCTAATAGCCTGCCCGTTCTTGTTGCTGGCTTATTAGCACAATTTTTTCCCGCGACTTTTAACTGGTCAGAAATTATGACAGCTCTGATCGCAGTCAGTTCTGCAGACACTTGGGCTTCTGAAATTGGCATGTTAGCTAAAGGGGATCCTTACAATATTCTAACGTTAAAAAAAGTTGCGACTGGTTTATCAGGGGGTGTGAGTTTGCTGGGAACTTTTGCGGCAATTGGTGGCAGCTTTTTAATTGCGGCAACTTACGCTGGCGGCATTTTTCTATTTACCCCAATCAGCTACCAGCCTGCTACTTTTTGGCAGCCATTTTTACTTGGTGTATTGGGAATGTTTGTCGATAGTCTTTTGGGTTCAGCTTTACAAAGTAAATACCGCTGCGTTGTTTGCCATCAAATAACTGAGCAGGAATATCATCACAATAAACCCGGCCAGCTTGTCCATGGACTAAAATTTATTGATAACGATATTGTTAATTTGCTTACCGGTTTTACAGTCTTAGTTATAACCATGTTTATTTAA
- the nrdF gene encoding class 1b ribonucleoside-diphosphate reductase subunit beta gives MMATYYEAINWNEIEDIIDKSTWEKLTEQFWLDTRIPLSNDLDDWRTLSELEKQTVGHVFGGLTLLDTVQSESGMDQLRKDVRTPHEEAVLNNIQFMESVHAKSYSSIFSTLNTKSEIDEIFEWTNTNPYLQKKAERINEIYKNGTPLEKKIASVFLETFLFYSGFYTPLYYLGNNKLANVAEIIKLIIRDESVHGTYIGYKFQLGFNELDETKQEDLKNWMYDLLYELYENEERYTEELYDEIGWTEEVKTFLRYNANKALMNLGQDPLFPDTADDVNPIVMNGISTGTSNHDFFSQVGNGYLLGQVEAMEDDDYNFGL, from the coding sequence ATCATGGCAACTTATTATGAAGCCATTAACTGGAACGAAATTGAAGATATTATCGATAAATCCACTTGGGAAAAACTAACCGAACAATTTTGGTTAGATACCAGAATTCCGCTATCAAACGACTTGGATGACTGGCGGACTTTATCAGAACTTGAAAAACAAACAGTAGGCCACGTTTTTGGCGGGCTGACCTTATTAGATACCGTCCAATCTGAAAGCGGAATGGATCAATTACGAAAAGATGTCCGTACCCCCCATGAAGAAGCGGTATTGAATAATATTCAATTTATGGAATCTGTCCATGCCAAAAGTTACTCATCGATTTTTTCAACCTTAAATACAAAATCAGAAATTGACGAAATCTTTGAATGGACCAACACGAATCCATATTTACAAAAAAAGGCCGAACGAATCAATGAAATTTATAAAAACGGCACACCTTTGGAAAAGAAAATCGCCAGTGTCTTTTTGGAGACATTCTTGTTTTACTCTGGTTTTTATACACCTTTGTATTATCTAGGTAATAATAAATTGGCCAATGTCGCTGAAATTATTAAATTGATTATCCGCGATGAATCTGTTCACGGAACGTATATTGGCTATAAATTTCAATTGGGTTTTAACGAACTGGATGAAACCAAACAAGAAGACTTAAAAAATTGGATGTATGATTTATTATATGAATTGTATGAAAATGAAGAACGTTATACCGAAGAATTATATGATGAAATCGGCTGGACTGAAGAAGTAAAAACCTTCTTACGTTACAACGCCAATAAAGCATTGATGAACTTAGGACAAGATCCGCTTTTCCCAGATACTGCCGATGATGTTAACCCGATTGTTATGAACGGAATTTCAACTGGGACAAGCAATCACGACTTCTTCTCCCAAGTCGGCAATGGTTATTTATTAGGTCAAGTTGAAGCAATGGAAGATGACGACTATAACTTTGGTCTTTAA